Part of the Bacillus sp. BGMRC 2118 genome, GTGAAGAACTATTTTGGGAGATGATGGATGAGGTTCATCATCAAGAAGAATTTTCTGTTGAAGGACCACTTTGGATTCAGGTTCAGGCAATGGAAAAAGGAATTGAGGTTGTCGTTACGAAAGCACAACTCTCTAAAGATGGACAAAAGTTCGAACTCTCGTTAACTGATGACAAAACCATTGATCTTCCAGTAGATGATAAAATAGAGTCATTACTTGATCAACATTTTCAAGCGAAGCAAAATGAAACAGATGAAGTACTAGATGAAATAGAAGATGAATCACTTCAGTTCCTCATTCGTTTTCAAGACTTTGAAGATGTGATCTCATTGAGTCATCGCACTCAGTTACAATCCTGTCACAATCAACTATTTTTGTTTGAAAACAACTATTTTCTTTATATTGAATTCCCTGAAGATATAGAAGAAGAACAATTAGATAATACATTAAGTCTGTTACTAGAGTACGGCACGGAAAGCCAACTTACCATTCATCGATTAGAGGAGTACGGTAAAGAAATTATTAAAGAAGATGCGTTAACCGTGATCAGTCATCATTTTCAACTAAAACCTTAACCGATTCCACGAAGGAATCGGTTTTTTACCTAGTTGATATGGAAAAAGGGGGTTGCTTTTTGAAGAAGATTATTCAAGTAGTATTATTTATTACTTCTGCGATCTTATTACTATATGGGCTGCAAACGGTAATCGGTCAACAATTTTTGGGTATATTAAGTGTTATTTTTTCCATTCTAGCAATCTTAACAAGCTTTGTAATCTTCCTTGAAAATCGCCATCCCACTAAAACGATTACATGGTTAATTGTTTTAGGT contains:
- the mecA gene encoding adaptor protein MecA → MEIERINEHTVKFYMTYGDIEERGFNREEIWYDREKSEELFWEMMDEVHHQEEFSVEGPLWIQVQAMEKGIEVVVTKAQLSKDGQKFELSLTDDKTIDLPVDDKIESLLDQHFQAKQNETDEVLDEIEDESLQFLIRFQDFEDVISLSHRTQLQSCHNQLFLFENNYFLYIEFPEDIEEEQLDNTLSLLLEYGTESQLTIHRLEEYGKEIIKEDALTVISHHFQLKP